A window from Photobacterium sp. DA100 encodes these proteins:
- a CDS encoding DNA-binding protein — MARPKSYTDEDVIRIVTQLCSDGRKPTGWLIKEALGRGKIASIQADLDRLIAEGKLPEIQMEPSGGSNSELRIVETSYELPVELQDMLSLKELELGKILREMTIGINDKAHAHYETLIAARIRELDAQSDVLAQAKATAELDKRDMEIRLQKQVENNEVFEDQIENLENRLTNSKTEKSDLVQTINQMTDSLSKLTEKADQQYALLDGLRQTISDKDKAHAAMEVKLEHAVDEAKKSKLQLTDLLAHYEVVKVQLNEKSTLLKSTQESLNQSNNQISAQRKENTELTATNRLLEKNLEDAESEIALLHEQKQHLETDFFEGENTKNPIKEGLPQ; from the coding sequence CCAAATCCTACACGGATGAAGATGTTATACGCATCGTAACTCAATTGTGTTCTGATGGCAGGAAGCCCACAGGGTGGCTCATTAAAGAAGCTCTTGGGCGAGGTAAAATAGCTTCCATTCAAGCAGATCTAGATCGCCTTATTGCTGAGGGCAAACTTCCTGAAATACAAATGGAACCGAGTGGAGGTTCTAACTCCGAACTGAGGATAGTAGAAACAAGTTATGAGCTACCTGTTGAGCTTCAAGATATGCTGTCACTGAAAGAGCTTGAACTAGGGAAAATACTTCGTGAGATGACCATCGGCATAAATGATAAAGCACACGCTCACTATGAAACTCTAATTGCAGCCCGAATTAGAGAGCTAGATGCACAATCCGACGTATTGGCACAGGCTAAAGCGACAGCAGAGTTAGACAAGCGCGATATGGAAATTCGGTTACAGAAACAGGTCGAGAATAATGAGGTGTTCGAAGATCAAATAGAGAACCTTGAGAACAGGTTAACGAACTCGAAAACTGAAAAATCCGATCTTGTACAGACGATTAATCAAATGACTGACTCATTAAGTAAGTTAACTGAAAAGGCAGACCAACAATATGCGTTGCTAGATGGACTGAGACAAACTATCTCAGATAAGGATAAAGCGCATGCAGCAATGGAGGTGAAGTTGGAACATGCCGTTGATGAGGCTAAGAAGAGTAAATTACAGCTAACAGATTTGCTTGCCCACTATGAAGTGGTCAAAGTGCAGTTAAATGAAAAATCTACCTTATTGAAGTCAACCCAAGAGTCACTGAACCAATCAAATAATCAAATCAGTGCACAGCGTAAAGAGAATACAGAACTGACAGCAACAAACCGTTTACTAGAGAAAAATCTAGAAGACGCTGAAAGTGAGATAGCTTTGTTACATGAACAAAAGCAACATCTTGAAACCGATTTCTTCGAGGGTGAGAATACAAAAAATCCGATTAAGGAGGGTTTACCTCAGTGA